The DNA sequence CGACGACCGCGGCACCGTCGGCGTCAGTTTCGGGAGCCAACACGACGAACTCCTCGCCGCCCCAGCGATAAAGGCTGTCCGTGAGCCGAAGCGCGTCTTGCACGCGGCTGACCAGCTCCTTCAACACTAGATCCCCGACCGCATGGCCGAATCCGTCGTTGATCCGCTTGAAATGATCCACGTCGAGCAGAATCTGGGAGAGGGACTCGCGATACCGCGCAGCGCGGGCGGTCTCGGATTCGACCATCCGCTCGAGGTGCGTCCGGTTCCAGGCATTGGTCAGGCGATCCTTGGTGCTCAGGCGCTCCATCTCCCGCAGCCGTTCCTCCAACATCTGGACAGCCCGGTCGCCGTTCTCGAGGATCAGCATCAGCCGGTCGCCCAGCGGGACCACGAACGCGGCGACTGCTTCGCCATCGCCATTCGCGTTCGGCAAGCTGACGTTGGACGGCACATCGCGCGCGGACAGCTTCGCAATCACCTCGGGTGTCAGCGCCTCGGCATCCATTTCGGACGAGAATCGCCGGTTCACCAGATCCACCGACCCCGAGCGGTGAACCACGGCTATGGGCAGCGGCAGATCCATCAGGGTATCGATGGTGCTGTGATCTTCCAGCCAGGTACTAACGGTCATCGCGAACACTCTCCGGTCGGTAGATCCACTGCAGCGGGCCATCTT is a window from the Thioalkalivibrio paradoxus ARh 1 genome containing:
- a CDS encoding diguanylate cyclase, which encodes MTVSTWLEDHSTIDTLMDLPLPIAVVHRSGSVDLVNRRFSSEMDAEALTPEVIAKLSARDVPSNVSLPNANGDGEAVAAFVVPLGDRLMLILENGDRAVQMLEERLREMERLSTKDRLTNAWNRTHLERMVESETARAARYRESLSQILLDVDHFKRINDGFGHAVGDLVLKELVSRVQDALRLTDSLYRWGGEEFVVLAPETDADGAAVVAERLREAVAAEPFPVVGTVTVSLGVAEYLPEASREDWFDRCDRAMYRAKSGGRDRVVVDPLRPESRPAAGSTPRTRPLVELAWDSDFASGHPVIDGEHRRLFDLANRVLAEALASHSEPDRLASAVSALVTEVERHFRHEEQILEQCAFPGLQGHRNAHRALLRRAREVEAAVRSGPVAVATLVEFLAQDLVLRHMLTADRQFFGLVRNC